A genomic stretch from Falco cherrug isolate bFalChe1 chromosome 1, bFalChe1.pri, whole genome shotgun sequence includes:
- the LOC102058011 gene encoding uncharacterized protein LOC102058011 isoform X2 produces the protein MTMTMTINELPASARVSTPSRRIESAAAGSQVDAGGRDVTTAKPAGPSSARGAESRRGAVPVGGAAPGAPSRPPPRPLPPSPAAHVTCYVSTGGRGSAGAGTAAGGRWRGRGPAALTAPPRPPSLPLPSPPRPAAARPGPALRRGSVAPRRAAPGGKMWVKLCCLLLYFLALFVLARVFEAVAWYESGFFATQLVDPVALSFRKLRTILECRGLGHSGLPEKKDVRELVEKSGDLMEGELYSALKEEEASESVSSTNFSGEMHFYELVEDTKDGIWLVQTCFPILCHLQMPLGDFKFLQEGL, from the exons ATGACCATGACCATGACCATCAATGAGCTGCCTGCCAGCGCTCGGGTATCAACTCCAAGCCGCAGAAT CGAGAGCGCAGCCGCTGGGTCCCAAGTGGATGCCGGGGGCAGGGACGTAACCACAGCCAAGCCCGCCGGCCCGAGCTCGGCCCGAGGTGCTGAATCACGGCGGGGGGCGGTGCCGGTCGGCGGGGCAGCACCGGgcgccccctcccgccccccgccccgcccgctgcCGCCGTCCCCGGCTGCACACGTCACTTGTTATGTCTCCACCGGCGGCCGCGGCTCCGCCGGGGCGGGGACAGCGGCGGGAGGGaggtggcggggccggggccccgCGGCACTGAcagcgcccccccgcccgccttcccttcccctcccctcccctccccgccccgcggcggcccggcccggcccggccctccgGCGCGGCTCTGTggccccgcggcgggcagcccccggcgggaAGATGTGGGTgaagctgtgctgcttgctgctCTACTTCCTGGCGCTCTTCGTCCTGGCCCGGGTGTTCGAGGCCGTGGCGTGGTACGAGAGCGGCTTCTTCGCCACGCAGCTGGTGGACCCGGTGGCGCTGAGCTTCAGGAAGCTGCGGACCATCCTGGAGtgccgggggctggggcacTCGGGGCTGCCCGAGAAGAAGGATGTGCGGGAGCTGGTGGAGAAGTCAG GAGACCTCATGGAAGGAGAGCTTTATTCTGCTCTTAAGGAGGAAGAGGCCTCTGAATCGGTTTCCAGTACAAACTTTAGTGGTGAAATGCACTTCTATGAGCTTGTAGAAGACACAAAAGATGGGATCTGGCTGGTACAG